A window of the Candidatus Methanoperedens sp. genome harbors these coding sequences:
- a CDS encoding endonuclease V, with amino-acid sequence MPVIPDFFPADTSRESLLAVQKLVSGKVIIKDDFGDLRLIGGADQAFIDERIISCIVVLDYVSLELIERVFSIQAVTYPYIPTFLSFREGPAIVSAFGKLKTKPDILMVDGAGINHPRSAGIATHIGVALDVPTIGITKKILCGSGKEPSWVGEATPLIYKGRDIGWLFKSEKRSRPIIVAPGHRVSLESSLSIVKSCMRSYKLPEPIRLAHNYVTEFKKNIPTPPGIIF; translated from the coding sequence ATGCCAGTTATACCGGATTTCTTTCCTGCTGACACATCCAGGGAATCCCTGCTCGCAGTCCAGAAGCTGGTTTCAGGGAAGGTAATTATAAAAGACGATTTTGGCGATCTGCGGCTCATTGGTGGCGCCGACCAGGCATTCATAGATGAGAGAATAATTTCATGCATAGTGGTTCTTGACTATGTTTCCCTTGAATTGATCGAACGCGTATTTTCGATTCAGGCTGTGACTTATCCATACATTCCCACTTTCCTGAGTTTTCGTGAAGGACCTGCCATCGTAAGTGCTTTTGGGAAGCTTAAAACAAAACCGGATATCCTGATGGTTGACGGCGCGGGTATAAACCATCCCCGCAGCGCCGGAATTGCCACGCATATCGGCGTGGCGCTGGATGTGCCAACAATCGGGATTACCAAGAAAATCTTATGCGGTTCGGGGAAAGAACCCTCATGGGTCGGTGAAGCGACCCCTCTTATCTATAAGGGGCGCGATATCGGGTGGCTCTTTAAGTCCGAAAAGAGGAGCAGGCCAATTATAGTAGCGCCAGGACATCGGGTTTCACTTGAAAGTTCTCTTTCTATCGTGAAGTCCTGCATGCGCAGCTACAAGCTTCCCGAACCTATCAGGCTTGCTCACAATTATGTGACTGAATTCAAAAAGAACATACCGACCCCACCAGGCATTATCTTTTAA
- a CDS encoding metallophosphoesterase codes for MNLIILSDTHIKQEQSLLSRLSEELISIIKSCDLIIHAGDFETLACYNELESMGKLIAVHGDTDCPELMEFLPERKMIKVEGINIGVIHKGQLTSENTDGLRYLAKEMGVDALIFGHFHHPIAHKSEVLLLSPGSATVPGIAEPSAIELEIINKSVTGKIIRCKDNSCTYFEFQKSPH; via the coding sequence ATGAACCTGATCATCCTTTCGGACACACACATAAAACAGGAGCAATCTCTCCTTTCGCGCCTCTCTGAAGAACTCATTTCAATAATCAAAAGCTGCGACCTTATCATCCACGCAGGGGATTTTGAAACACTTGCTTGCTATAACGAGCTTGAATCTATGGGAAAACTCATTGCGGTTCATGGTGATACCGACTGTCCCGAACTTATGGAGTTCCTCCCTGAGCGTAAGATGATCAAGGTCGAGGGAATAAATATCGGAGTCATCCACAAAGGGCAGCTAACATCAGAAAATACAGACGGCCTTCGCTATCTTGCAAAAGAAATGGGTGTGGATGCATTGATCTTCGGGCATTTCCATCATCCGATTGCTCATAAAAGCGAGGTTCTATTGCTTTCACCGGGAAGTGCAACAGTGCCAGGAATAGCAGAGCCAAGCGCTATCGAGCTTGAAATAATAAATAAATCAGTAACAGGAAAAATCATCCGCTGTAAAGACAATTCGTGCACTTATTTTGAATTCCAAAAGTCTCCTCATTAA
- a CDS encoding PGF-pre-PGF domain-containing protein, which translates to MAWIKLGKRTKSLSRNNHTPSRMVALLLLCVSSLSIIALANSDIAPPLTTVTIFSRAGVIISPDENGWFNQKITLDISSNDTESGVKEIIVTGDVSRTFTVTGGATTIYATVLPKPDLSDGIWVINFSAIDNAGNKEQEKSKIIKINSSATIDTSIPCTSCNGGGGVSSGGGGGGGVSMEDFSNILFTEKVDFNLIKDKPVNQIFKSNNLVYELDVIDANNEDFVTFKVELLKGITKTANKTPEGTVYKYFNIYSGSKRLKEASIRLKVNNSWMADNYDIKLLRLVDGEWTPLETTRINKDDTYTYFEAKTTGLLSFVIVGKTIQPSVLAYKMDAVTPTEIPQKVAAIQAQSLEKKSPGFGGFFTAIGFLALYVFFIKGK; encoded by the coding sequence ATGGCCTGGATAAAATTAGGAAAAAGAACAAAGTCTCTATCGAGAAATAATCATACCCCTTCAAGAATGGTTGCATTATTGCTGCTTTGTGTTTCTTCGTTGAGCATAATTGCACTTGCAAATTCGGACATTGCTCCGCCTCTGACTACCGTGACTATTTTTTCAAGGGCCGGTGTAATCATATCTCCAGATGAGAACGGTTGGTTCAATCAGAAAATTACTCTTGATATCTCCTCTAATGATACTGAGTCCGGCGTCAAGGAGATAATCGTTACAGGTGATGTATCCAGAACATTTACAGTTACGGGTGGTGCTACAACCATATACGCCACAGTCCTTCCAAAGCCGGATTTATCAGATGGGATATGGGTAATTAATTTCTCTGCAATAGATAATGCAGGTAATAAAGAGCAAGAGAAATCAAAAATTATCAAAATCAACTCATCTGCCACAATAGACACATCCATACCCTGCACAAGCTGTAATGGCGGAGGTGGTGTCTCCTCAGGTGGTGGCGGTGGAGGAGGGGTTTCGATGGAAGACTTCTCTAACATACTGTTCACTGAAAAAGTAGATTTCAATCTCATTAAGGACAAGCCAGTTAATCAAATATTCAAATCTAACAATCTGGTTTATGAACTTGATGTTATCGATGCGAACAATGAAGACTTTGTGACATTTAAGGTTGAATTGCTAAAAGGCATTACAAAGACCGCCAATAAGACACCAGAAGGAACAGTGTACAAGTATTTCAACATCTATTCAGGTTCAAAGAGACTCAAAGAAGCCTCAATCCGACTCAAGGTAAATAACAGCTGGATGGCAGATAATTATGATATAAAACTTCTGAGACTCGTGGACGGTGAATGGACTCCCCTGGAAACCACACGGATCAACAAGGATGACACATATACATACTTTGAAGCAAAGACCACAGGGCTCTTATCTTTTGTTATTGTTGGCAAAACCATACAACCTTCTGTCCTGGCATATAAAATGGATGCAGTTACACCCACAGAAATACCTCAAAAGGTCGCTGCAATACAGGCCCAGTCCCTGGAAAAGAAATCCCCTGGATTTGGGGGATTTTTCACTGCAATTGGTTTCTTAGCCCTGTATGTCTTTTTCATAAAGGGAAAATAA